A genomic window from Flavobacterium johnsoniae includes:
- a CDS encoding DMT family transporter, giving the protein MLTLLGISLIFHFDSSYQLGILLGVISSAFAALYTIYNERLVQHYDSKLINFYQMLGGTLVLGVILPIYFYNFPNQTFVPSLTDTFYLLILASCCTVALYVMFAESLKKIPAFTINLTFNLEPIYSIILAFLFFNEGQSVNFSFYIGISLVMTSVLLQSIISIRKKNTT; this is encoded by the coding sequence ATGCTTACATTACTAGGAATAAGCTTGATTTTCCATTTTGATTCCTCATATCAACTCGGAATATTACTTGGAGTAATTTCGTCAGCATTTGCTGCTTTATACACTATTTACAACGAAAGGCTAGTGCAACATTACGATAGCAAATTAATTAACTTTTATCAGATGCTTGGCGGAACTTTAGTTCTAGGAGTTATACTGCCTATTTATTTTTACAATTTTCCAAACCAAACTTTCGTTCCAAGCTTAACAGATACTTTCTATTTATTAATCTTAGCATCATGTTGTACCGTTGCGCTTTATGTTATGTTTGCAGAATCACTTAAAAAAATTCCAGCATTTACCATAAATCTAACCTTCAACCTAGAACCAATTTATTCTATTATATTAGCTTTCTTATTTTTTAATGAAGGACAATCGGTCAATTTCTCTTTTTATATCGGAATAAGCTTGGTAATGACCTCCGTTTTACTGCAATCTATTATTTCTATCCGAAAGAAAAACACTACATAA
- a CDS encoding YdeI/OmpD-associated family protein has protein sequence MAQYATNPKVDFYFEKAEKWKAEIEQMREIVLDCHLSEELKWGCPCYTFEKANIVLIHSFKEYCAFLFFKGALMKDPDIILIQQSENVQAARQVRFANVKDILDKKEILKKYIFEAAEIEKSGQKVELKKVSEFEIAEELQNKFDANSDFKKAFYALTPGRQRAYLLHFSQPKQSKTRESRVEKNIQRILDGKGLND, from the coding sequence ATGGCACAATATGCTACAAATCCTAAAGTTGATTTTTATTTCGAGAAAGCTGAAAAATGGAAAGCCGAAATCGAACAAATGAGAGAAATTGTTTTAGACTGTCATTTGTCAGAAGAATTAAAATGGGGATGCCCTTGTTATACTTTCGAAAAAGCAAACATTGTTTTGATTCATTCATTTAAGGAATATTGCGCTTTTTTGTTTTTCAAAGGAGCTTTAATGAAAGATCCAGATATTATATTAATTCAGCAATCAGAGAATGTACAAGCGGCTCGTCAAGTTAGATTTGCGAATGTTAAAGATATTTTAGATAAGAAAGAAATTCTAAAAAAGTATATTTTTGAAGCGGCTGAAATTGAAAAATCAGGGCAAAAGGTAGAACTGAAAAAAGTTTCTGAATTTGAAATTGCCGAAGAGCTTCAGAATAAATTTGATGCCAATTCTGATTTTAAAAAAGCTTTTTATGCTTTAACTCCAGGGAGACAACGTGCATATTTGCTTCATTTTTCGCAGCCTAAACAATCTAAAACAAGAGAGTCGAGAGTGGAAAAAAATATTCAACGAATTCTTGATGGGAAAGGATTGAATGACTAA